The window ACCCCGGCCGCGGGCATCCGGGTGGCGTCGCCGTGGAAGTTGCACCGCCGCGGCACCACTAGCGGCTAACTAGTCCTTCAACGGACGGCGCGCCAGCCAGGCAGCCACGATCGCGCCTGAGATGTTGTGCCACAGCGAGAAAACAGCCGACGGCAGTGCCGCTAACGCACCGAAATGCGCGGTCGCCAGGGTCGCTGCAAGTCCAGAGTTCTGCATTCCTACCTCGAACGCTAGCGCACGGCGCGCCTTGTCATCCAGGCGGCCGAGCTTGCCCGCCAGGTAGCCGAGGCCCAAGCCGAATCCGTTGTGGAGGACTACCGCCAGGAACACGATGGCTCCTGCGGCAACGATCTTGCTGGCGCTTCCAGCCACCACTATGGCCACGATGAGGGAAATCACGACGGCGGAAGCCCACGGAAGTGCCGGAAGCACCTTTGCGACGAGCTTCGAGAGGAAGAGCCTCGCCAAGAGCCCGGCGATGACGGGCAGCAGCACGGTCTTCACGATGTCCATCACCATGGCGCCTGCATCGATGTGCAGGAAGGATCCAGCGAGGAAGAGCGTCAGTGCGGGGGTCACAAGAGGTGCGATCAGCGTGGATACCGAGGCCACGGCCACAGAAAGGGCAACGTCCCCCTTGGCGAGGAACGCCATGACGTTGGAGGCGGTCCCGGAAGGAGCGCAGCCAACGAGGATCAGGCCGACGGCAAGTTCCGGTGGAAGCTGCAGGAGGACCGCAATGAGCCAACCTGCACCGGGCATGATCACGTAGTGCGCCATGATTCCCAACGCCACAGCCCACGGACGGCGGGCCACCGAGGCGAAGTCAGGCGGGGTCAGCGTGAGGCCCATGCAGAACATGATGACGCCCAGCAGGTACGGAACAGCGATGCCCATGGGTTTGAACAGATCGGGAATCAGGAAGCCGAGAACGCCGGCAACCACCACCAGAAGCGGGAACACTGTGACGGCAATACGCGCGATTTTGGCTTCAGCGGCCAGTGCGGGATTGACGGGGGCAGCGGGTTCTTCGGTTTTCGAGGGGGAATTGGTTGCCTCAAGCATTCATCCATGCTCACATCCAGCCCCCAAACCGGACGACTTCTTTACATCCATGCAGGGGAATATGTCAGA is drawn from Arthrobacter sp. 31Y and contains these coding sequences:
- a CDS encoding bile acid:sodium symporter family protein, giving the protein MLEATNSPSKTEEPAAPVNPALAAEAKIARIAVTVFPLLVVVAGVLGFLIPDLFKPMGIAVPYLLGVIMFCMGLTLTPPDFASVARRPWAVALGIMAHYVIMPGAGWLIAVLLQLPPELAVGLILVGCAPSGTASNVMAFLAKGDVALSVAVASVSTLIAPLVTPALTLFLAGSFLHIDAGAMVMDIVKTVLLPVIAGLLARLFLSKLVAKVLPALPWASAVVISLIVAIVVAGSASKIVAAGAIVFLAVVLHNGFGLGLGYLAGKLGRLDDKARRALAFEVGMQNSGLAATLATAHFGALAALPSAVFSLWHNISGAIVAAWLARRPLKD